The genomic DNA GCCAAGCTGCACGTCCAGGATGGCGGCGTGGATGTCTGGTGCACCCGCGAGCTGCAAACCGCCTGCCAGATCGCCGGCCTCCCCAACTAAAGAATGGCCAAGCTCGGCTAGCATGTCCGCAATCATCATGCGGATGAGCGTTTCGTCTTCAATTAGGAGCACCGAAGCCACATCGACTCCTCATTTGCGTCCCTCCTTGTCAGAACTGCCACGACTGCGCACCGCAGCGTTCGCAACGAAACATGTGGATTGTTTCGCCGGTCGTTCAATTTAGCATCGGAGTCAAAAGCTTGGGAAGGTACCGCATCGCCGGCGCTGCGACACAACTCAGAGATTTCTTATCCATTGTCTCCCGCCGCATCCCGGGAGCCTGCACGACGTTTCAATTGTGGAACAAATGATTTTGACCTGAGTTCTCGTCAAGCTTGGTCATAGAAAATTGTGCAATGCAGAGAGGACGAATGTGCGCAGTTCGTCGTCGCGTAAAGCAAGTTAAGTCCTTTAGAGAACGTCTTATCGAGGAGGCCGCGAAGTTCAGGGCAGCGGCTGAGGAGCTGCCGCCTGGCACCCAACGCGAGCTTCTCATGAGGCGCGTTCATCAATCGGAAAGAGCGTTGGAAATTTCTGATTTGCTGGCCAAGCCGAAAAGCTCGCCTCCAGTACTTGACCATGCCCGCGGGGCAACTAACGCAGCTTCGCATCTTACGCCGTCAGTCCCAGTATTTAAGCCGCGCCGAGTAGAGGAAGGGCTAGCTGAAGTCCAAATGACCGCGTCGCGTTTGCTTCGACGAACGCCTGCAAAGCCGGAGTGATCTCGGCGTTTCGGGCGAGAGCCTCTGCCAGCTCGTCTGCAATCTCGCTGGTCGCGTCGCGCGCGTGGCCCTCGATCGCATTGAAAATCACGATCCGCACCGGATAGGCGTACTGGCCGGAAAGCAGATCGCGAATGATGGTCTCGCGGTCGGTGTCCTGTTCATCGGTCTCGCGCCAGGAGCAGCCGGCACGTGCGCCAAAATCTTCGAGCACCAAATAGATGTCGCGGTCGAGGCGATTGGTTGGGACGATCGAGGGCGATGAACGCATACGCTTACTCCGAAACTGCGCGTTGGCGGAGAGACGGCCCCGGCGTCGCAGGGGATGGGGGGTATGGCCGGGGCCGCTCCGCCAACTCGGCGGCGAGCCGGCAGCAACTCAATTCCGCTGCAAATGCTACAGTTCCTGAGTTGCGGAGATTCTTGTTGGCGCAATCAGACCAATCTGAACCTGTCTAAAGGAGCTTCGTGGACACGCTCGCCATCCGCATCGGTGACTAGCACCTTGTAGCCTTTGCCTCTCAGCTCGGGCCGCACTACTGATAACTCCTGCGCAAGGCGGTCCGCGACTTCAATGGCCATCGACTCGTCTTCGAGCAATTGTCCGCCCTGATCAGCAACGGTTGTGCTATCGATCAAATCGAAATGGTAGCGAGGCATAGGACCGGCCTGAGGCTTCAATCGTTCATAGAAAGATAAGCTAGGAATCTGGTACTTAGGA from Bradyrhizobium sp. CCBAU 53351 includes the following:
- a CDS encoding response regulator, yielding MASVLLIEDETLIRMMIADMLAELGHSLVGEAGDLAGGLQLAGAPDIHAAILDVQLGADSSGPIAEALQSRGVPFAFATGYGSKGLPENFKNSLVLRKPFPLEELERCLKLLLG